AGGTTGTGGAAGCATTGAGTAATGTCAAAGCTGTTCATGTTGCAACGGGAGATTACACAACCTTTGTAGTGTCTGATGATGGTGATGTGTATTCATTTGGCTGTGGGGAATCTGCTAGTCTTGGACACAATGCTGGAATCGACGAACAGGTCGGTCTGCTATGttttcttatttgaaaattgaaagaaagttGCTTTCAAATGTGTTTCACATTTCTTCCTTCCCCAATAGTTGCATAGTTTTTCCAATGTAAGCCATGGACCTCACTCTTAGTTACACATGTGCCTCTCTGATGCCTTAAAATAAAGCCGCGAGTAATAGCAATTGGTAACATTCAATTTTAGGATAATCTTTATCTGTCGAACAATGACTAGACATTTCtctcaaaaagaaaaacaaaattgaTTGATGTTTGTTTGTGTGCAGGGCAACAGACATGCAAATGTGTTGAGTCCGGAGCTCGTAACATCGCTGAAACAGATCAATGAAAGGGTGGTACAAATTAGCTTGACGAATTCCATATATTGGAATGCTCACACCTTTGCCCTAACCGAATCTGGAAAGCTGTACGCATTTGGGGCCGGAGACAAAGGACAGCTAGGAATTGAGCTTGTTGCAAACCAAACCGAAAGGGGAAATCCAGAAAGGGTCGACATCGATCTTGGTTAAATTGTTTGTGCCTGCACCACTAGCTTTCAAATTCTTTTGAATCATGCCATTCTCTAATTTATGGTAACCATGCACAGGTTTAGtgttttaagtttcagtttctACTTTGTAAATATAATCAAAGAATGCACTCAGAAGGTCCAAAGTAGGTAAACAACTAACAAGGGCCTTTAACTTATGTTTTATGGGTTGTTGATATTTCTCGTAGGATTGTTCTGCACGTTGATAGATGATACATTTGTGAAGGTTTATTTTCAGTGTTAGTTGTTGTCTTCAATTGTTTCTCATAGATCATTTGTCAAGTTTAGCATTCATgcatcatgaaaggactcatgcTTTGGATTTATCTACTCTTTAAGTATTTGAAACTAGTTGCAAGTGATTATCTTCCGGGGAAGGTAATACTAGGatgatatatattattattatttactttCTATTTTCCGGAGTGAAACCAATGTATCCGTTGTGGGAGCAGTGACTAATCCTCTTTCCATTAATGGAGCTCTCTTTGCGGGTAAGTGTTGGTTATGAGATGCGGATAGATTTCGAATCTCCATCACTTGGTTAAGTGACTTATTAAATTTGGATATTCTTACTAAATTTTAGTGCACAAAGTAAtgtcttttttctttctcttttagaTTTATTCTAAAATTAACGTGAATGCTGAAATGACATTAAGACCATCTTCAGTAGGAATTCATCTCAATTCCTGTTTATGGCCCACCTATCATAAAAAGTAACTCCACATCAGTTTTTGCGTCATAAACAgtaaataggaactcaaaaCATCTCTCTTTTCTCCATTAGGAAGAACTAACTTTAGTCCTTGTTATGGTttcacttaattaattaattaattaaaatatttgaaattaatgtaattaatttttttcaataatataatttaaatttattaaatttaaaaataattcactattaTTGTGAAATTGTCATATGTGTTCAATCAAGTCCTCTTTCAATTGTTTATGCTGTTGCTTATTTCGAAGATGGGCATTTTTTTGGAGAAATTGATGATATGGTGCGAAATCTTCTTCTCCCAGCTGAGGTTGTGATAAACCATTTTCGACATCATCATATTCTAAGTCTTGAGCAAAATTTCCTGCATAAGTGTCTCTTTCATCCTCAACAATCATATTATGCAATATAATACAAGCTCTCATTATGTtggcaagcttcttcttttccCAAAAACGAGCTAGACCACGTATAATTGCAAAGCGTGCTTGCAACACTCCGAATGCTCGCTCCACATCTTTTCTTTGCCCTTCTTGGTATTGTGCAAATAACTTGCGTTTTTTCCCTTGTGGTTTTGAGATTGATTTGACAAATGTGACCCATTCAGGATAAATACCATCTGCTAAATAGTATCCCATAGTATAATTATTACCATTAATAGTATAATTTACCTTCGGAACACGATCGTTTAGAATATCATCGAACACTGGAGAACGATCTAATACGTTGATATCGTTATTTGAACCAGAAACTCCAAAGAATGCATGCCATATCCAAAGGTCTGAAGATGCTACAACCTCAAGTACTATGGTTGCAACCCCACGATAACCACTCATGTACATACCTTTCCACGCTTTTGGACAATTTTTTCATTGCCAATGCATGTAGTCAATGCTACCCAACATGCCAGGGAAGCCACGACCCTCCGCCATTTGTAGCAGGTGTTGTATGTCATTTGGTTTGGGTTTTCGCAAGTATTCATCCTCGAACATTGAAATGACACCTTCAACAAATTTTTCCAAGCATTCAATTGTAGTGCTCTCGCCTATGCGCACATAATCATCAACAGCATCGGCTCCTACGCCATATGCTAACATCCGTATCGCAGCGGTACATTTCTGGAGTGGCGACAagcctcttcttccagttgcaTCAACCCTCTGTTGGAAATATGGATAAACGTTTGAGAGAGCGTCTACTATCCGAATGAACACATGTCTTCTCATTCGAAATCTCCGTCAAAAAATGTCAGCATTATACACCGGTTCATCTGCAAAGTAATCTTGAAAAAGGCGATCATGTCCTGCTTCTCGATCTCTATTGATCCATCTACGAGTAATTGGGATAGAGCTTCTATCgatgtcttcttcttctgaaTCTTGGAGTAAACACTCATCGATCCAATTATCTATGACTGTGTTATCTTGCTGTCTTCTTTTGCCATACAAAGCCTTATTAAACATATCATCAAAATTTCTAGCCATATTTAGAAATGTAATTTTTAGTTCTCTTTCGAGGTGAGAAACAAGAGTTGAAGTGGAGTTGCAGAGTCATTGATAGTTGATATTTATAAGTGTGTCTGCAATAAGTACCTTAACGGCTAGTTAACGGCTAGTTTTGCAACGGCTAGTTTTGCAACGGCTAGTTTTGCAACGGTCACTTTCATGAACAATAAGGGCACAATAATATTGACTAATTTAAAAACTTACATCAGAAGTAAATAAAACAAACTACATCATAAACCAGTAATACGcaataaaaataagaacatactACATAACTCTACAAATACAAGAAATCATTAAGTAAACCACTTGGCGATTATTTTCTCACATGCAATCTCATGAAGAACTCGTCATTTTTCACTCATTGTAGACCTGTCAACATTAAGTATTTGCATATCCATCTCCCTTTCCCTTTCCTTGGCCATCCTTTCCATTtccctttcttttgcttttatCTCCATTTCTTTAATATACCTCTGAGtttgtaattctttttctttcattgcTGCTTGAGCTTGtaattcttgttctttcattgcCGCTTGAATTTGTAACTCATTCTCTTTGATTGCCATAATCTTTGCTCTATGTTCcttctcctcttctctttcttttttcctatCCATTAGTTCCTTTTCTCTAACATTCTTAatatcttccatgagagataATTTTTTGACAACCGATGATTTTCTTTCGCTAAAATCTTCAGACATCTGTGCTTTTTCCTTaccttttcgctttctcttctTCGATCCTTATGGGCGAACGGGAGAGTCCACAACGGGTTCGTCAGCCAACGGTGTTTCTGGGTTTGATGAGGATGAGTATGCTCCAGTTGCACTAACCTTGGTTCTCTTTGACCCGCCACTCTGTGTAGGTAGTTGGCTTCTCCATTTTTGCTTCAACCGAAGCATGTTCCAATGCCTCtcaaaagtaaattttttaccATAATTTGTGGAATAAAGTTTATAAGCCAACTCCTTTATGTCATCAGCATTTGAACCACTCCTTATGTTTCGACTAGCTTGATCGTAGCAACCAGCAAATTGTGCAACAGCCTTGTTGATTTTATACCACCGTTTCTTACATGCAACTACCCCCTTGTCATGTCAGAACAAAATTCTACACAGTAGCTATGAATTCGACTCCAAAATGTTTCTCCCTTTTGATCGGTACCAACTACAGGGTCAGTTGAAACATTTAACCACGCACTGATCAACATCTCATCCTCTTTCCAATGCCAGTGTTGAATACTATTTTGCCTCCGATcttcaatatcatcatcattgaGGTCGATAGCATCTAATCCACGAGGGTTGGCAAAATCAGAATATTGCGAATTTGGACTAGATTGTATAGGAGTTTGAGATGATGGGTTAGAAGAGCCACCAACACCAGATGAGTTACGTCTTGATGCACTGAATTGAGTTGGAAACGGCAAGAAAGTTGGAGTAACATTTCCGATAGAGGGGTTAAATATGGATGAAAATGGAAAATGGGGTGtttgtgaattttgattttgCGGTTGGAATATAGGAAACTGATTGTTATAAGgagtttgaaaattgaaattagaaaGATTTTGTGGATTTGGATTTTGAAATGTATTTGGTAGTGTGAAGTTTTGGTTTGGAACTTGAGTGTTTGAGGTTTGAGATTGTTGGGTATTTGGAATTTGAGAAAAGTTTTGTAAGTAATTGAAGAAA
This sequence is a window from Arachis stenosperma cultivar V10309 chromosome 10, arast.V10309.gnm1.PFL2, whole genome shotgun sequence. Protein-coding genes within it:
- the LOC130956743 gene encoding glutathione S-transferase T2-like, with translation MDPNQLNSFFNYLQNFSQIPNTQQSQTSNTQVPNQNFTLPNTFQNPNPQNLSNFNFQTPYNNQFPIFQPQNQNSQTPHFPFSSIFNPSIGNVTPTFLPFPTQFSASRRNSSGVGGSSNPSSQTPIQSSPNSQYSDFANPRGLDAIDLNDDDIEDRRQNSIQHWHWKEDEMLISAWLNVSTDPGVVACKKRWYKINKAVAQFAGCYDQASRNIRSGSNADDIKELAYKLYSTNYGKKFTFERHWNMLRLKQKWRSQLPTQSGGSKRTKVSATGAYSSSSNPETPLADEPVVDSPVRP